One window from the genome of Desulfotignum phosphitoxidans DSM 13687 encodes:
- a CDS encoding RpnC/YadD family protein, with protein sequence MIPHDPNFKNLFQDFPRETLQWLFPQAEQNWGKIVSIEFTRQEPKKHHLADAGLALDLPILFHFENQQLLLW encoded by the coding sequence ATGATACCCCACGACCCTAATTTCAAAAATTTGTTTCAAGATTTTCCCAGGGAAACACTCCAATGGCTGTTTCCCCAGGCAGAACAAAACTGGGGCAAGATCGTTTCCATTGAGTTTACACGTCAGGAGCCCAAAAAACACCATCTTGCAGATGCCGGGCTGGCACTGGATCTTCCGATACTGTTCCATTTTGAAAACCAGCAGCTGCTGTTATGGTAA